A single Argentina anserina chromosome 7, drPotAnse1.1, whole genome shotgun sequence DNA region contains:
- the LOC126803822 gene encoding uncharacterized protein LOC126803822, whose product MAACESGPMFLRAENCERESKDKHFISDLLIDTILEIGPQHVVQVITDNASNCKVAGAIINARFPHIFWTPCVVHTVNLALKNICTPSSIVSNRAAYDECNWISQIADDVYFVKNFIMNHEDVTRMSHVFTRYMSVGMIEEVKVAIYKEECKEYEEESPFYNVVYSILLARWTKSSTLFHCMAHSLNPRYYSMKYLNGAPNRIPPHQDSEIAKERKECLKKYFANEDERRMVNEEFASFSACLDEFASSDSMNDRDKMDPIKWWIVHGDDYDTMVNVNGGMLEIANLSLDEPDLEGVIFDNKDEDD is encoded by the exons CAAGCACTTCATTTCAGACTTGCTCATTGATACTATCTTGGAGATCGGTCCACAACATGTAGTTCAGGTAATCACTGATAATGCAAGCAATTGTAAGGTTGCAGGAGCTATTATTAATGCTAGATTCCCACATATATTTTGGACTCCATGTGTGGTGCATACAGTTAACCTTGCTTTAAAGAATATATGCACACCTAGCTCAATTGTGTCTAATAGGGCAGCTTATGATGAATGTAATTGGATTAGTCAAATTGCCGATGATGTGTATTTTGTAAAGAATTTCATCATGAACCATG AAGATGTGACACGGATGAGCCATGTCTTCACAAGGTATATGAGTGTTGGGATGATTGAAGAAGTGAAGGTGGCTATCTATAAGGAAGAATGTAAGGAATATGAAGAGGAGTCTCCATTTTACAATGTGGTGTATTCCATTTTGCTCGCAAGATGGACCAAGAGCTCCACACTTTTTCATTGCATGGCACACTCATTAAACCCAAG ATATTATAGTATGAAATATCTTAATGGAGCTCCTAATCGTATTCCTCCACATCAAGATAGTGAGATtgcaaaagagagaaaagaatgTCTCAAGAAGTACTTTGCTAATGAAGATGAGAGGAGGATGGTTAATGAGGAGTTTGCCTCTTTTTCGGCATGCTTGGATGAGTTTGCAAGTAGTGATTCAATGAATGATAGAGATAAGATGGACCCTATAAAATGGTGGATTGTTCATG GAGATGATTATGATACAATGGTTAATGTGAATGGTGGTATGCTTGAGATTGCAAACCTCTCCCTTGATGAACCGGACTTGGAGGGTGTAATATTTGACAATAAGGATGAAGATGATTGA